One window from the genome of Amaranthus tricolor cultivar Red isolate AtriRed21 chromosome 9, ASM2621246v1, whole genome shotgun sequence encodes:
- the LOC130824534 gene encoding plant cysteine oxidase 5-like has protein sequence MPVLKKIYNACKDSFTPTGPASEEALERVRSILDDLKPANVGLEQEALAAQKWKPLANGSNGRRPRNGGHPQYPPAIKYLHIHECEKLSIGIFCMPPSSIIPLHNHPGMTVLSKLLYGTLHVKSYDWVDLPELPESSSARPAKLVRDCEMTAPCGTTVLYPTEGGNIHCFKAVTPCAIFDILTPPYSSEDGRHCSYFRRAPNDKLPDDIAQQLEGVNLNEIVWLEEIQPPENFVVFRGQYNGPQVVKKS, from the exons ATGCCCGTTCTGAAGAAAATATACAATGCTTGCAAGGATTCGTTCACACCTACTGGTCCTGCATCCGAGGAGGCTCTTGAAAGGGTTCGCTCAATTTTAG ATGATTTGAAGCCTGCGAATGTGGGTCTTGAGCAAGAGGCACTAGCAGCACAAAAATGGAAACCTCTTGCTAATGGTAGCAATGGAAGAAGACCACGTAATGGTGGTCATCCGCAGTATCCACCCGCAATAAAGTATCTGCACATACATGAATGTGAAAAGCTCTCT ATTGGAATTTTCTGCATGCCTCCTTCGTCAATTATTCCTCTACACAATCATCCGGGAATGACTGTTTTGAGCAAGCTTTTGTACGGAACTTTACATGTTAAGTCTTATGATTGGGTTGACTTGCCTGAGCTTCCCGAGTCATCTTCAG CTAGACCTGCCAAACTGGTTAGAGACTGTGAGATGACAGCTCCTTGTGGTACAACTGTTTTGTATCCAACCGAAGGTGGAAACATTCATTGTTTCAAAGCCGTAACGCCTTGTGCCATCTTTGACATTCTTACCCCTCCATACTCCTCAGAAGATGGACGACATTGTTCTTATTTCCGGAGAGCGCCAAATGATAAATTGCCTG ATGATATTGCTCAACAACTTGAAGGTGTAAATCTCAACGAAATTGTATGGTTAGAAGAAATTCAACCTCCTGAGAACTTTGTGGTTTTTCGTGGACAGTATAATGGCCCTCAAGTGGTGAAGAAATCTTGA
- the LOC130824533 gene encoding uncharacterized protein LOC130824533: MEKKQLNFSVPLMSARRYSSPLRSSTDENKRDSPPKNLNSVRSQSLDINLDEVVKPGSVPFVWEQIPGRAKGGDKSHIPSSREVPTLPKLPPTMPFPPGKRSGESNGFRTPNMLSGELAVLRPRNKFSGELNILRPRYYSGELHTLRPNKFLGELNTPRPHKKISGELKTLRANFSSSTDGVARWDTSKVETEPTESSETEDDNATFSDAIETFSQHESFSINCSVSGLSASERLETKLPDNLPTDPKARDFMMNRFLPAAKAMTLEPSQYATRKQLVVVEQSKEVKASVPRAMTPPPTRSMCNIVPYMGQDIGSDEESDEDSYDGRSTISIKVKACGFLPWFCSKNALRLVNPLPSMKDRSKSALSSASKLSKLVKTKSRRSTSQKTAKDPYDNPKQKIRQAYKSCELQKPPTYSRPMFYSGELQTRSGSPYRSSRRSNASPFQNESPHSLHQKGVGFLAVPKRVDSFEDNRSKNPQKGSNRPEEPGRKARSSGTRTPVVEKTVYVDSVNITKVSQSILNLPKNKRQVFDDSVEEAVRLGYGGRLELMKARGMSGPLVREGHTNRCRDLVLVSADDTTKPSLTPPLPKSPSESWLSRQLPSVSPRVSPRNSVSYSSLNSKLLSRKPNIKTPTSGAKWETIVKSSHLRKDHGCYSEELVTRVYQQSRVWK; encoded by the exons ATGGAGAAAAAACAACTTAACTTTAGTGTTCCATTAATGTCTGCAAGGAGATATTCATCTCCATTGCGCTCGTCTACTGACGAGAACAAAAGGGATTCTCCTCCCAAGAATCTGAACTCAGTTCGTTCTCAATCATTAGACATAAATTTGGATGAGGTGGTGAAACCGGGATCTGTTCCTTTCGTGTGGGAGCAAATTCCGGGGAGAGCAAAAGGTGGAGATAAATCTCACATACCGAGCTCTCGAGAGGTTCCTACGCTTCCTAAGCTTCCTCCTACTATGCCTTTTCCTCCTGGAAAAAGGTCAGGGGAATCGAATGGTTTTAGAACACCCAATATGTTATCCGGGGAGTTGGCAGTTCTTAGACCACGAAACAAATTTTCTGGTGAGCTAAATATTCTAAGACCCCGTTATTATTCAGGGGAGCTTCATACCCTTCGACCTAACAAATTTTTGGGTGAGCTTAACACCCCACGACCTCATAAAAAAATCTCGGGGGAGCTTAAGACCCTAAGGGCCAATTTTTCCTCCTCGACTGATGGTGTGGCTAGATGGGATACTTCGAAAGTGGAAACTGAACCGACTGAAAGTTCTGAGACGGAAGATGACAATGCTACATTTTCTGATGCAATCGAGACCTTTTCTCAGCACGAGTCCTTTTCTATCAACTGTAGTGTAAGTGGGTTGAGTGCATCAGAACGCCTCGAGACCAAACTTCCTGACAACCTTCCTACTGATCCAAAAGCTCGCGACTTTATGATGAACCGTTTTTTACCTGCAGCTAAAGCAATGACACTCGAGCCTTCTCAGTACGCGACTAGGAAGCAGCTTGTAGTTGTTGAGCAATCAAAGGAGGTTAAAGCTTCGGTTCCTAGAGCTATGACGCCTCCGCCTACTCGAAGCATGTGCAACATCGTACCTTACATGGGTCAAGATATTGGATCAGACGAAGAAAGCGATGAAGATAGCTATGATGGGAGGAGCACTATATCAATCAAAGTCAAAGCTTGTGGATTCCTTCCTTGGTTTTGCTCGAAGAACGCTTTGCGTCTTGTTAATCCACTCCCATCTATGAAGGATAGATCCAAAAGTGCTCTGTCTTCTGCAAGTAAACTCAGCAAATTGGTAAAAACCAAATCCCGGAGATCAACTAGTCAAAAGACCGCTAAG GATCCATATGATAATCCAAAGCAAAAGATCCGTCAAGCGTACAAAAGTTGTGAGCTGCAGAAGCCGCCTACGTATAGCAGGCCTATGTTCTACTCTGGGGAGTTGCAGACTAGAAGCGGCTCTCCCTACCGAAGTTCCAGGAGGAGCAATGCTTCTCCTTTTCAGAATGAATCACCGCATTCTCTCCATCAAAAAGGTGTTGGATTTTTGGCAGTTCCCAAACGGGTCGACTCCTTTGAGGATAACCGATCAAAGAATCCTCAAAAGGGTTCAAACAGACCGGAGGAACCTGGGAGAAAGGCTAGAAGTTCAGGCACAAGAACCCCAGTTGTCGAAAAAACAGTGTATGTAGATTCTGTAAATATCACCAAAGTCTCTCAGTCGATTTTGAACTTGCCGAAGAACAAGAGGCAGGTATTCGATGATTCAGTTGAAGAGGCTGTAAGATTAGGGTATGGAGGACGGTTGGAGCTTATGAAGGCGAGAGGCATGAGTGGCCCGCTGGTGCGTGAAGGACACACAAACCGCTGCAGGGATCTTGTTTTAGTATCTGCCGACGACACTACCAAGCCTTCACTCACACCCCCATTACCCAAATCGCCATCAGAGTCTTGGCTTTCTCGACAATTACCATCAGTGTCCCCCCGGGTTTCACCAAGGAACTCGGTTTCTTACTCAAGTCTCAACTCGAAGCTTTTGTCTAGAAAGCCGAACATCAAAACACCAACTTCCGGTGCCAAGTGGGAAACTATCGTTAAAAGCTCTCATTTACGCAAAGATCATGGGTGTTACTCAGAG GAACTGGTAACTCGGGTTTATCAGCAATCTCGGGTATGGAAGTAA
- the LOC130823924 gene encoding uncharacterized protein LOC130823924, whose protein sequence is MNMIRCCLSCILPCGALDVIRIIHTNGRVEEISGTIRAEEVMKAHPKHILKKPTSRPKSDVVQAVDRGPTIVVVPPDAQLQKGKIYFLIPVRDHQKKSKSLSSSSPLINASRGSTARRKHKMISSNSISIKGGNLVLANGDGDKYLSDILSEKVIHTEKKRGRVAVWRPNLDSICETHSETASSN, encoded by the coding sequence atgaacATGATAAGATGTTGTCTATCTTGCATCCTCCCGTGCGGGGCATTGGATGTAATCCGCATCATCCACACAAACGGCCGCGTGGAGGAGATTTCCGGCACGATACGAGCTGAAGAAGTAATGAAAGCACACCCCAAACACATCCTTAAGAAGCCAACTTCACGTCCTAAATCCGACGTCGTTCAAGCTGTTGACCGTGGGCCCACTATTGTAGTGGTCCCACCTGATGCTCAACTTCAAAAAGGGAAGATTTACTTTCTTATCCCTGTTCGTGATCATCAGAAGAAATCGAAGTCgttgtcatcatcatcaccgTTGATTAATGCATCTAGGGGATCAACGGCTAGGAGAAAACATAAGATGATTAGTAGTaattcaatatcaataaaaGGTGGTAATTTGGTTTTAGCAAATGGGGATGGAGATAAGTATTTGAGTGATATATTAAGTGAAAAAGTTATTCATAcagaaaaaaaaagaggaagAGTTGCTGTTTGGAGACCTAATTTAGATAGTATTTGTGAGACTCACAGTGAAACGGCTTCaagtaattaa